A region of Elusimicrobiota bacterium DNA encodes the following proteins:
- the folK gene encoding 2-amino-4-hydroxy-6-hydroxymethyldihydropteridine diphosphokinase, with amino-acid sequence MAAERVFVGLGSNVGRRLVFLRRAVRALGRVPGVRVIRVSPVYETAPVGPRQRDFLNAAVELRFRGEPLALLGHLKSIEQNLGRRRRKRWGPREIDLDLIFFGQRRCCAALQLPHPRWKERKFVVWPLTDIAARFKDPTDGRSLAHTRQKLTGSDQSIRLYERSLR; translated from the coding sequence GTGGCCGCTGAACGGGTGTTCGTGGGGTTGGGCTCCAACGTGGGCCGTCGGCTGGTGTTCCTCCGGCGGGCGGTGCGGGCCTTGGGCCGGGTTCCCGGGGTTCGGGTCATTCGGGTTTCTCCCGTCTATGAAACGGCCCCGGTCGGGCCCCGTCAACGGGATTTCTTGAACGCGGCGGTGGAACTGCGTTTCAGGGGCGAACCGTTGGCTCTGTTGGGTCACTTGAAATCCATCGAACAAAACCTGGGGCGCCGCCGGCGAAAGCGCTGGGGGCCCCGGGAGATCGACCTGGATTTGATTTTTTTCGGCCAACGCCGTTGTTGCGCGGCGCTTCAACTGCCCCACCCCCGTTGGAAAGAACGTAAATTCGTCGTTTGGCCCCTGACCGACATCGCGGCGCGGTTCAAAGACCCGACCGATGGGCGTTCCCTGGCGCACACCCGTCAAAAATTGACAGGTTCGGACCAAAGCATTAGACTGTACGAACGGTCCCTCCGATGA
- the panB gene encoding 3-methyl-2-oxobutanoate hydroxymethyltransferase: MTKKPVARPEKVTVRTLREMKRKGEKIVALTAYDAPMARLLNRAAVDVILVGDSVGNVKLGFSNTLPVTLDDMLHHTRAVRRGNSRAFLVADMPFLSYEFDPKDAVRQVGRLIKEGGAEAVKVEGAGAILPSIRALVAANVPVVGHLGLTPQSVHRLGGYRVQGRVRREAAVLVREARRLESAGVVALVLEAVPEALARRVTRALKIPTIGIGAGVGTDGQILVLDDLLGFSDAPAPRFVKPYAALWAEALSAVRRYGADVRSSRFPGAGQTYH; the protein is encoded by the coding sequence ATGACGAAAAAACCAGTCGCCCGCCCCGAAAAAGTGACGGTTCGTACCCTCCGGGAAATGAAACGGAAGGGAGAAAAAATCGTCGCTCTCACCGCCTACGACGCCCCCATGGCGCGCCTTTTGAACCGGGCCGCCGTGGACGTGATTTTGGTGGGCGATTCCGTCGGCAACGTCAAACTCGGTTTTTCGAACACTCTTCCCGTGACTCTGGACGATATGCTCCACCACACCCGCGCCGTTCGGCGGGGAAACAGCCGGGCGTTTCTCGTGGCCGATATGCCCTTCCTTTCCTACGAGTTCGATCCCAAGGACGCCGTGCGCCAGGTGGGGCGCCTGATCAAAGAAGGTGGCGCCGAAGCCGTGAAAGTCGAAGGTGCGGGCGCCATCCTTCCGTCGATCCGGGCGCTGGTGGCCGCCAACGTTCCGGTGGTGGGCCATCTGGGATTGACCCCGCAATCCGTGCACCGATTGGGGGGCTATCGGGTACAGGGCCGCGTCCGCCGGGAGGCGGCGGTTTTGGTGCGGGAAGCCCGACGGTTGGAGTCCGCCGGGGTGGTCGCCTTGGTGCTGGAAGCCGTGCCCGAGGCCCTCGCCCGACGGGTCACCCGCGCGCTCAAGATCCCGACGATCGGGATCGGAGCCGGGGTTGGAACCGACGGACAGATTTTGGTTTTGGACGACCTCCTGGGTTTTTCGGACGCCCCGGCGCCCCGCTTCGTTAAACCCTATGCCGCCCTCTGGGCCGAAGCTCTCTCCGCTGTCCGGCGCTATGGGGCGGACGTTCGCTCCTCCCGGTTCCCCGGCGCCGGGCAGACCTACCACTGA
- a CDS encoding alpha/beta fold hydrolase: protein MRDILFVLPFLVVGAILFWGWYTSGLVLHGERDPLTATPRTFGLPYREESFSSEDGVPLRAWFVPSSKPTDTTLVVCHGWGANRSDVLERTHFLSGRGGYHLFFFDFRNHGESGAGRSSLSRYEAGDLRAALAHLRAAHPAEAARVGFYGMSMGAAVCLWVAAQDAGVAAVAAESPYSDFNGAVTRFGRIFYHTPPLLSRLTLWFVRRRLGFDPNEYAPILAVGRLAPRPLFLLQGEEDGRTPPEEGRRLFQAAGEPRTIWTVPGADHGEVAEVGGRDYQDRVLAFFDGVFGPRS from the coding sequence ATGAGGGATATCCTGTTCGTTCTCCCGTTTCTTGTCGTCGGGGCGATCTTGTTCTGGGGGTGGTACACCTCGGGTCTTGTCCTGCACGGCGAGCGAGATCCGCTCACCGCGACGCCCCGAACCTTCGGCCTTCCCTATCGGGAGGAATCATTTTCCTCCGAAGACGGCGTCCCCTTGCGCGCCTGGTTCGTGCCGAGTTCCAAGCCCACCGACACGACCCTGGTCGTCTGTCACGGGTGGGGAGCGAACCGCTCCGACGTTCTGGAGCGGACCCATTTCTTGTCGGGCCGGGGCGGGTACCACTTGTTTTTCTTCGATTTCAGAAACCACGGGGAAAGCGGGGCGGGACGTTCGTCCCTTTCCCGTTACGAGGCGGGGGACCTGCGGGCCGCGCTCGCGCACCTGCGGGCCGCCCACCCGGCGGAGGCGGCGCGCGTCGGATTCTACGGGATGTCCATGGGCGCGGCGGTTTGTCTCTGGGTGGCCGCCCAGGACGCCGGGGTTGCGGCGGTCGCGGCCGAAAGTCCTTACAGCGATTTTAACGGCGCCGTCACGCGATTTGGTCGAATTTTCTACCACACCCCTCCTCTCCTTTCCCGGCTCACCCTGTGGTTTGTCCGTCGGCGTCTCGGGTTCGACCCCAACGAATACGCGCCCATCCTCGCCGTCGGGCGGTTGGCTCCCCGGCCCCTGTTCCTTCTCCAAGGGGAGGAAGACGGCCGAACCCCGCCGGAAGAAGGCCGACGTCTTTTTCAGGCGGCAGGGGAGCCCCGGACGATCTGGACGGTCCCGGGCGCGGATCACGGGGAGGTGGCGGAGGTGGGGGGTCGGGATTACCAGGATCGAGTGCTCGCTTTTTTTGACGGCGTGTTCGGGCCCCGTTCATGA
- a CDS encoding pantoate--beta-alanine ligase has product MKILRDLGALRATVRSWRRADRSVGLVPTMGALHEGHASLIRRAHGENDVVVVSIFVNPTQFGPREDFTRYPRPFHRDAALCRREGAAAIFAPSADELYPAGFDTWVTSDKLSAPLCGAFRPGHFRGVATVVLKLMNLVQPARAYFGEKDFQQCRVIQKMVRDLDVPVQVVPCPTVREPSGLALSSRNAFLSPGDRAAAPLLRRALRVAGQVLKSRRNLSEARRAARDVVRKIPGAKIQYLDIVDPETLAPLSRAGGPALVAAAVFVGPTRLIDNERVM; this is encoded by the coding sequence ATGAAAATTCTGCGCGATCTTGGGGCCCTGCGGGCCACCGTGCGGTCGTGGCGCCGGGCGGACCGGTCCGTGGGTTTGGTCCCCACCATGGGCGCCCTGCATGAGGGGCACGCCTCCTTGATCCGCCGGGCCCATGGGGAAAACGACGTGGTGGTCGTTTCCATTTTCGTGAATCCGACCCAGTTCGGCCCCCGGGAGGATTTTACCCGTTACCCCCGCCCGTTCCATCGGGACGCCGCTCTCTGCCGGCGGGAAGGCGCGGCGGCGATCTTCGCCCCGTCGGCCGACGAACTTTACCCCGCCGGCTTCGACACCTGGGTGACCTCGGATAAACTTTCCGCCCCCCTCTGCGGCGCCTTCCGCCCGGGCCACTTTCGGGGGGTGGCCACGGTGGTGCTCAAACTGATGAACCTGGTCCAACCCGCCCGGGCCTATTTCGGGGAAAAAGATTTTCAACAATGTCGGGTCATCCAAAAGATGGTGCGGGACCTGGACGTCCCGGTTCAGGTGGTCCCCTGTCCGACGGTTCGCGAGCCTTCGGGTCTCGCCCTCTCCAGCCGGAACGCCTTCCTCTCTCCCGGTGATCGGGCCGCGGCCCCGCTCCTGCGCCGCGCTTTACGGGTGGCCGGTCAAGTGTTAAAATCCCGACGGAATCTTTCCGAGGCACGGCGGGCGGCCCGGGACGTGGTGCGGAAAATCCCGGGGGCCAAAATCCAGTATCTGGACATCGTCGACCCGGAAACCCTGGCGCCTCTTTCCCGCGCCGGGGGTCCCGCCCTGGTCGCCGCCGCGGTGTTCGTGGGCCCCACGCGGCTGATCGACAACGAACGAGTGATGTAA
- a CDS encoding TIGR00159 family protein, protein MMPLLSRLWQGSFVHLVDIALVAFLIYRVLLLIQGTRAVQVLRGLVILALGTFLVEHVLGLPTLGWLLRTFWMAWAVVLAVVFQPELRALLAQLGSRRLGRVLIPQELRFIDEIIDALREGAAGRVGMLIVLEQETGLRNFISTGTIINGEVTRDLLLTIFYPHTLLHDGAAILREDRLVSAGCVLPLSNDPELARIMGTRHRAALGVSEISDAIVLVLSEETGTVSMVRNGKIERDLKLEDLAERLRDFYRSLGEKGLLRRRSREPDL, encoded by the coding sequence ATGATGCCTCTCCTCTCCCGTTTATGGCAGGGCTCCTTTGTCCACCTGGTGGACATCGCGCTCGTCGCCTTCCTTATTTACCGCGTCCTGCTCCTCATTCAAGGAACGCGGGCCGTTCAGGTGCTTCGGGGTCTCGTGATCCTCGCTCTGGGGACGTTTCTGGTGGAGCACGTGCTTGGACTTCCGACGCTCGGGTGGTTGCTCCGAACCTTCTGGATGGCGTGGGCCGTGGTGCTGGCGGTGGTCTTTCAGCCGGAACTGCGCGCGCTCCTCGCGCAACTGGGAAGCCGGCGGCTCGGCCGGGTGCTCATCCCCCAGGAACTCCGTTTTATCGATGAGATCATCGACGCCTTGCGGGAAGGCGCGGCCGGCCGCGTGGGAATGCTGATCGTTTTGGAGCAGGAAACGGGCCTCCGCAATTTCATCAGCACCGGAACGATCATCAACGGCGAGGTCACCCGCGATCTGTTGTTGACGATTTTTTATCCCCACACGCTTTTGCACGACGGCGCGGCGATTTTGCGGGAGGACCGCCTGGTGTCGGCGGGATGCGTTTTGCCCCTGTCCAACGATCCGGAGTTGGCGAGAATCATGGGCACCCGCCACCGGGCGGCCTTGGGGGTGAGCGAAATTTCCGACGCCATCGTTCTGGTCTTAAGCGAAGAAACGGGGACGGTGTCCATGGTGCGGAACGGGAAGATTGAGCGGGACCTGAAACTCGAGGATCTGGCGGAACGCCTGCGGGACTTCTATCGGTCCCTGGGGGAGAAGGGTCTCCTCCGTCGGCGGTCCCGGGAGCCGGACCTATGA
- the glmM gene encoding phosphoglucosamine mutase, with protein MRKLFGTDGVRGVAGRWPLTPAFVRRLGWATGTVLAEREPRRPRALFVVRDTRASGPVLVRALAEGLGAAGFRVLDGGVLPTPAVAALLPTLPAAAGAVLSASHNPAAHNGVKLFGPGGLKLDDRWEEAIEQRALSNDSMPVPRARVKPCPGARESYLQFLLRGWPAGASLRGVPIVLDCAHGATSDVAPRLFRRLGARVTVLSASPTGRNINLHCGALHPEALARAVRRTGARLGVAFDGDGDRAIFVDEAGHPRDGDAVLLAAARQWRARGRLRDGTVVVTVMSNLGLLRALEALGLRTEVTAVGDRYVWQGMRKTGARLGGEPSGHVIFRDFLPTGDGILTALQVAALLVETGRNFSALTSLAVHYPQVLVNVPVRERRPLEAIPGFARTLAQVNAALGDTGRTLVRYSGTEPLLRIMIEGPDRAVIQSHADELARLVRAASV; from the coding sequence GTGCGAAAACTTTTCGGAACGGACGGCGTGCGCGGGGTGGCGGGCCGATGGCCGTTGACCCCGGCGTTTGTCCGTCGTCTCGGCTGGGCGACGGGGACTGTCCTGGCGGAACGGGAGCCGCGACGTCCGCGGGCCCTTTTTGTCGTCCGCGACACCCGCGCCTCGGGGCCGGTTTTGGTTCGCGCTTTGGCGGAAGGTTTGGGCGCGGCGGGTTTTCGTGTTTTGGACGGCGGCGTTTTGCCGACCCCCGCCGTCGCCGCCCTCTTGCCCACCTTGCCCGCGGCCGCGGGCGCGGTTCTTTCGGCCTCACACAATCCCGCGGCGCACAACGGCGTCAAGCTCTTCGGCCCCGGCGGTTTGAAACTGGACGACCGGTGGGAAGAGGCCATCGAACAGCGGGCGCTCTCCAACGATTCGATGCCCGTCCCCCGGGCGCGCGTGAAACCGTGTCCGGGCGCGCGGGAAAGCTACCTTCAGTTTCTCCTCCGGGGTTGGCCCGCCGGAGCGTCCCTGCGCGGCGTTCCGATCGTGCTCGATTGCGCCCACGGCGCCACCAGCGACGTGGCTCCTCGGCTCTTCCGCCGATTGGGCGCTCGGGTCACGGTCCTTTCGGCGTCGCCCACGGGGCGGAACATCAACCTTCATTGCGGCGCCCTTCACCCCGAGGCGCTCGCCCGCGCCGTTCGCCGCACGGGCGCCCGGCTGGGCGTGGCGTTCGATGGGGACGGCGACCGCGCGATCTTCGTGGACGAGGCGGGTCATCCCCGGGACGGGGACGCGGTCCTCTTGGCCGCCGCACGACAGTGGCGGGCCCGGGGACGGTTGAGGGATGGAACCGTGGTCGTCACGGTCATGAGCAACCTGGGTCTTCTGCGCGCCTTGGAGGCGCTGGGCCTCCGGACGGAAGTCACGGCCGTGGGAGACCGGTATGTGTGGCAGGGTATGCGGAAAACCGGCGCGCGGCTGGGCGGGGAACCGTCGGGGCACGTGATCTTTCGGGATTTCCTCCCGACGGGGGACGGTATTTTAACCGCTCTTCAAGTGGCGGCGCTCTTGGTGGAGACGGGACGGAATTTTTCCGCTCTGACGTCCTTGGCTGTCCATTATCCCCAGGTGCTGGTGAACGTTCCCGTGCGGGAAAGGCGCCCGTTGGAGGCGATCCCAGGTTTCGCCCGAACGCTGGCCCAGGTGAACGCCGCCCTGGGCGACACCGGCCGAACCCTGGTTCGCTATTCCGGAACCGAACCCCTGCTCCGCATCATGATCGAAGGCCCCGACCGCGCCGTCATCCAGTCCCATGCCGACGAGCTGGCCCGTCTGGTCCGCGCCGCGTCCGTTTAG
- a CDS encoding pyridoxine 5'-phosphate synthase, protein MTSANPVPLLGVNIDHIATVRQARRAERPDVVAAARAALAGGADSITVHLREDRRHIQDIDVSRLGKVDGLRLNLEMAATDEMIRIARVIRPSSVCLVPERRQELTTEGGLNVAGQLARVREACRKISARGIAVSLFINPDPEQVAAAKDAGATLIELHTGAYAGASGAARTSELKKVQEAGFLAQRLGLVVNAGHGLDYENVGPISQVDGMNELNIGFSLIARALFVGLESAVREMKVLLTSAAGR, encoded by the coding sequence ATCACCTCGGCGAACCCTGTGCCCCTCCTCGGCGTCAACATCGACCATATCGCAACGGTCCGGCAAGCTCGCCGGGCGGAGAGGCCCGACGTGGTGGCGGCGGCGCGCGCGGCGTTGGCCGGCGGGGCCGATTCCATCACGGTGCATCTCCGGGAAGATCGACGCCACATTCAGGACATCGATGTGTCGCGGTTGGGGAAGGTGGACGGTCTTCGTTTGAATCTCGAGATGGCGGCCACCGATGAGATGATCCGCATTGCGCGGGTCATCCGCCCCTCCAGCGTCTGTCTCGTCCCGGAACGAAGACAGGAGTTGACCACCGAGGGTGGTTTGAACGTGGCGGGCCAACTGGCGCGGGTGCGCGAAGCTTGCCGAAAGATTTCCGCCAGGGGGATCGCCGTGAGCCTGTTCATCAACCCGGATCCGGAACAGGTGGCGGCGGCCAAAGACGCGGGGGCGACCTTGATCGAGCTTCACACGGGCGCCTACGCCGGGGCCTCGGGCGCGGCCCGGACCTCGGAATTGAAGAAGGTTCAGGAGGCCGGATTCTTGGCCCAGCGGCTTGGGCTCGTGGTGAACGCCGGGCATGGGTTGGATTATGAGAACGTCGGCCCCATCTCCCAGGTGGATGGCATGAACGAACTGAACATCGGTTTTTCTTTGATCGCCCGGGCCCTTTTCGTGGGGCTCGAGTCGGCCGTGCGCGAAATGAAAGTTCTTCTGACGAGCGCGGCGGGGAGGTAG
- the glmS gene encoding glutamine--fructose-6-phosphate transaminase (isomerizing), translating to MCGIVGYIGPEEAADVLLDGLRRLEYRGYDSAGMVVLNGSAMDIRRSVGKLVNLEKLLKKSPLAGHSGVGHTRWATHGRPSEENAHPHRDVTGRVVVVHNGIIENYMSLKAGLQARGVKFVSQTDTEVVAHLVGEAIVRRKRSSTALSPADFLEAVREALSELKGTYALGIVSADCPDVVIGARRECPLLVGVGEKEFFLASDAPAILSRTRNAIFLQDGDLALLTREGVQLFSIDTGRPVERPTTHLPWDALQAEKSGYRHFMLKEIHEQSRALEDTLRGRLNLDEVKVHLDTLKLSEDQIRGFRKMTIVACGTSYHAGLLARYLFEKWVQAPCDVEIASEYRYRDPLVGPGDLLVAISQSGETADTIAAVRHAKEKGASTLAICNAVGSTLYRECQGKILTHCGPEIGVASTKAFTAQLAVLYVLALYGALIRGSLPRVDVEKIMQNLLHLPHWVGEAVKTEPVVKALAKKFFHARNFLYLGRNLNYPIAMEGALKLKEISYIHAEGYPSGELKHGPIALIDEDMPVVAIATQGRVYDKVMTNLEEVAARGGRIIALATEGDARVAALTSDIVWLPDIPESMSPAVNVVPLQLLAYHIAVLRGCDVDQPRNLAKSVTVE from the coding sequence ATGTGTGGAATTGTCGGCTACATCGGACCGGAGGAGGCGGCGGACGTTCTTTTGGACGGTTTGCGCCGCCTGGAATACCGCGGGTACGATTCCGCGGGGATGGTGGTCTTAAACGGGTCTGCCATGGACATTCGCCGGAGCGTCGGCAAATTGGTCAACCTGGAAAAACTCCTCAAGAAATCCCCGCTCGCCGGCCACTCCGGGGTGGGACACACCCGTTGGGCCACCCACGGACGCCCGTCCGAAGAGAACGCCCATCCGCACCGGGACGTCACGGGCCGCGTGGTGGTGGTCCACAACGGCATCATCGAAAACTACATGTCCTTGAAGGCCGGCCTCCAGGCGCGGGGCGTTAAATTTGTATCCCAGACCGACACCGAGGTCGTGGCCCATCTCGTGGGAGAGGCCATCGTCCGCCGAAAACGATCGTCCACCGCCCTTTCTCCCGCGGATTTTCTCGAGGCGGTCCGCGAGGCCCTGTCGGAACTCAAAGGCACCTACGCGCTGGGCATCGTCTCGGCGGATTGCCCGGACGTCGTGATCGGCGCGCGCCGGGAATGCCCCCTCCTGGTGGGGGTGGGGGAAAAAGAGTTCTTCCTCGCCTCCGACGCTCCCGCGATCCTTTCCCGCACCCGGAACGCCATCTTCCTCCAGGACGGCGACCTGGCCCTCCTGACCCGGGAGGGCGTCCAACTCTTCAGCATCGACACCGGCCGCCCCGTGGAACGGCCCACCACCCATCTCCCCTGGGACGCGCTCCAGGCGGAGAAATCGGGCTACCGCCATTTCATGCTGAAGGAAATCCACGAGCAATCCCGCGCCCTGGAAGACACCCTTCGGGGCCGCTTGAATTTGGACGAAGTCAAGGTCCACTTGGACACCCTCAAATTGTCCGAAGACCAAATCCGCGGTTTCCGGAAAATGACGATCGTGGCTTGCGGGACGTCCTACCACGCGGGACTCCTGGCGCGATACCTGTTCGAGAAATGGGTCCAGGCTCCCTGCGATGTGGAAATTGCCTCGGAATACCGTTACCGAGACCCGCTGGTGGGTCCCGGAGACCTGTTGGTCGCCATTTCCCAATCCGGCGAAACCGCGGACACGATTGCCGCCGTGCGCCACGCCAAGGAGAAGGGGGCGAGCACCCTGGCCATTTGCAACGCCGTGGGCTCCACCCTCTACCGGGAATGCCAGGGCAAGATCCTCACCCACTGCGGTCCCGAAATCGGGGTGGCGTCCACGAAAGCGTTTACGGCGCAACTGGCCGTGCTTTATGTTTTAGCGCTTTACGGCGCGTTGATCCGCGGGTCTCTCCCTCGCGTGGACGTGGAAAAGATCATGCAGAACCTGCTTCATCTCCCGCATTGGGTGGGGGAAGCCGTCAAAACCGAACCGGTCGTGAAAGCCCTGGCCAAGAAATTTTTCCACGCCCGAAATTTCCTCTACCTGGGCCGAAACCTCAATTATCCCATTGCCATGGAAGGGGCCTTGAAACTTAAGGAAATTTCTTACATCCACGCCGAAGGGTATCCTTCGGGAGAACTGAAGCACGGCCCCATCGCTTTGATCGACGAGGACATGCCCGTCGTGGCCATCGCCACCCAGGGCCGGGTCTACGACAAAGTCATGACGAATCTGGAAGAAGTCGCCGCCCGGGGCGGGCGCATCATCGCCTTGGCCACCGAGGGCGACGCCCGCGTGGCCGCCCTGACCTCGGACATCGTTTGGCTTCCGGACATCCCCGAGTCCATGTCGCCGGCCGTCAACGTGGTGCCGCTTCAGTTGCTGGCCTACCACATCGCCGTGCTCCGCGGTTGCGACGTGGACCAACCCCGGAACCTGGCCAAATCCGTCACCGTCGAATGA
- the lpdA gene encoding dihydrolipoyl dehydrogenase has product MPSKSIVVIGGGPGGEAAAKRAAALGAEVVLVERANLGGLCLNWGCIPSKVLLEGGRLFHRLRASSSLDGVSSVSLSWEKLQEKKRSIVGNLRSSLEQRLAQLKVRVVRGDARFQNERSLVVTGPEGSRELSFDAAVIATGSRPFFPPPFDRLTDQILDSDRVLSLPRVPQSLVVVGGGAVGLEFACLFQELGTRVTVVEKMAQILPGEEASVARLLRQSFEKRGMAVLTERTVATAEKAPDGWRLTLSGGETLSAEQVLVCVGRRPGLEGLGLEAAGVAVEGGRIAVNEFLQTSQPRLYAVGDVNGLSLLAHAAGAQGAAAVGHVFGEGGSYDPALVPRCLYTWPEVASVGEWSHSAQAKGLDLKAQRFFFQGSAKALADEDTEGLIQILSEKKTGRLLGAQIIGPHATELIHIFSVALKASMTVKDLHGVIFAHPTLAEGVREALAR; this is encoded by the coding sequence ATGCCTTCTAAATCCATCGTGGTCATCGGCGGCGGCCCCGGCGGAGAGGCGGCGGCTAAACGGGCGGCGGCTTTGGGGGCGGAGGTGGTTTTGGTGGAACGGGCAAACCTGGGGGGGCTCTGCCTCAACTGGGGGTGCATCCCCTCCAAGGTGTTGCTGGAGGGGGGGCGACTGTTCCACCGCCTCCGGGCGTCGAGTTCTTTGGACGGCGTCTCTTCCGTTTCCCTGTCCTGGGAAAAACTTCAGGAAAAGAAACGCTCCATCGTGGGGAACCTCCGAAGCTCCTTGGAACAGCGTCTGGCCCAGTTGAAGGTCCGGGTGGTGCGCGGCGACGCGCGGTTCCAGAACGAGCGGTCCCTGGTCGTGACGGGGCCGGAGGGGTCCAGGGAACTTTCCTTCGACGCCGCCGTCATCGCCACGGGGTCCCGGCCATTTTTTCCGCCGCCCTTCGATCGCCTCACCGACCAGATCCTGGACAGCGACCGGGTTTTGAGCCTGCCCCGGGTTCCCCAAAGCCTCGTCGTTGTGGGGGGCGGGGCCGTGGGGCTGGAGTTCGCCTGCCTGTTTCAGGAGTTGGGGACCCGGGTGACCGTGGTGGAGAAAATGGCCCAAATCCTTCCCGGCGAAGAAGCGTCGGTGGCCCGGCTCCTCCGGCAAAGTTTCGAAAAGCGGGGGATGGCCGTCCTGACGGAACGAACCGTGGCCACCGCTGAGAAAGCTCCGGATGGCTGGCGTTTGACGCTGTCCGGCGGCGAGACCCTTTCGGCTGAACAGGTTTTGGTTTGCGTGGGGCGCCGGCCCGGTTTGGAAGGGTTGGGGCTGGAGGCCGCCGGGGTGGCCGTCGAAGGCGGCCGCATCGCGGTGAACGAATTCCTGCAAACCTCCCAACCCCGCCTGTACGCGGTGGGGGACGTCAACGGCCTTTCCCTTCTGGCCCATGCCGCCGGGGCCCAGGGCGCCGCCGCGGTGGGGCACGTTTTTGGGGAGGGCGGTTCCTACGATCCCGCCCTGGTTCCCCGCTGTCTGTACACCTGGCCCGAAGTGGCAAGCGTCGGGGAATGGAGCCATTCGGCCCAGGCCAAGGGACTGGACCTCAAGGCCCAACGTTTCTTCTTCCAGGGATCCGCCAAGGCCCTGGCGGATGAAGACACGGAGGGCCTCATCCAAATCCTTTCGGAAAAAAAAACCGGACGCCTCTTAGGGGCCCAAATCATCGGTCCCCACGCCACGGAACTCATCCACATTTTTTCCGTCGCGCTGAAAGCCTCGATGACGGTGAAGGATCTTCACGGCGTAATCTTCGCCCACCCCACCCTGGCCGAAGGGGTTCGGGAGGCCCTCGCGCGATGA
- the lipA gene encoding lipoyl synthase yields the protein MSGSGMVRGGAVWRPRLPAFMKGAVPKGRALFGVRSVLAGAGLPTVCEEALCPNRTDCWARGTLAFQILGSTCTRRCAFCAEATGRPGPVDPEEPAKILEAVRRLNLRHVVITSPARDDLEDQGAGSFAACVRALRAGAPTVTVELLVPDFQGRSDLLDFVFNARPDIFNHNIETVRRLTPAVRARATYERSLSVLSLAVRAGLAVKSGLMVGLGETADEVRETFQDLARAGVRSLTVGQYLPPSPAHWPVERFYTPEEFVSLRKTALTFFERVMAGPRVRSSYHADEMALP from the coding sequence ATGAGCGGTTCCGGGATGGTTCGGGGAGGGGCGGTGTGGCGGCCGCGGCTTCCCGCCTTCATGAAAGGCGCGGTGCCCAAAGGCCGGGCGCTCTTCGGTGTGCGCTCGGTGTTGGCCGGGGCGGGCCTGCCGACGGTCTGTGAGGAAGCATTGTGCCCCAACCGCACGGACTGCTGGGCCCGGGGGACGCTGGCGTTTCAGATTTTGGGGTCCACCTGCACGCGCCGTTGCGCCTTTTGCGCCGAGGCCACGGGCCGGCCGGGTCCGGTGGACCCCGAGGAGCCCGCAAAAATCCTGGAGGCTGTGCGTCGGCTGAACCTTCGGCATGTGGTGATCACCTCCCCGGCCCGGGACGATTTGGAGGATCAGGGGGCGGGGTCCTTCGCGGCCTGCGTCCGGGCGCTCCGGGCGGGGGCGCCGACGGTCACCGTCGAGCTCTTGGTTCCCGATTTCCAGGGGCGGTCGGATTTGCTAGATTTTGTTTTCAACGCGCGCCCCGACATCTTCAACCACAACATCGAGACGGTCCGTCGCCTCACCCCCGCCGTTCGGGCCCGCGCCACCTACGAGCGTTCTTTGTCCGTCCTTTCCCTGGCTGTGCGGGCCGGGTTGGCGGTGAAGTCGGGGCTCATGGTGGGGTTGGGGGAAACCGCCGATGAAGTGCGGGAGACGTTTCAGGATTTGGCGCGGGCGGGCGTAAGATCTCTCACCGTGGGGCAGTATCTTCCGCCCAGTCCGGCCCATTGGCCCGTGGAGCGGTTTTACACACCGGAGGAGTTCGTGTCTTTGCGAAAAACAGCCCTGACTTTTTTTGAACGCGTGATGGCGGGCCCCCGGGTCCGAAGTTCCTATCACGCCGACGAAATGGCGCTCCCATGA